A section of the Subtercola frigoramans genome encodes:
- a CDS encoding ABC transporter substrate-binding protein — protein sequence MKTRNNRKTIFTVAGVALLAVSLGGCSAASPSASPTGAAQTPLAGLTGEPITVMTIGNWTQPQLGTANPEFPAGAQAAAAALNARGGIGGRPIDVIVCSDELSTDTARQCALDAVQKGVVAVVGLQTTNEVTILPILEAAGIPAVGVYPFTDVALTSPVSFPDTSGFVGQTLGMGLQLASAGAKKVSTVVPGGLGGISTSVGDAVAAGSASGGATSGGLVQIPAKSADLSPTIATATEGGASVAGFASDEAAFITAMRTIAPDSNISTFPFNLSDSVISSAGSAAEGVMAVDGLVPPSADTAGTTQYKAELQAYDPSLATSTTGLHEWLAMWTFERVIAGLPSVDAASVTTAMNGVENLDMGGVIPTYTTKSTSTTYPRMFNPTIVYQKVADGHLVLQDSGADPFVSIQDLITTFAG from the coding sequence ATGAAAACCAGGAATAATCGCAAGACGATCTTCACCGTCGCAGGAGTCGCACTGCTCGCAGTGTCGCTCGGCGGGTGCAGCGCGGCCAGCCCCTCAGCGTCACCGACAGGTGCCGCACAGACTCCGCTCGCCGGTCTCACAGGCGAACCGATCACGGTGATGACCATCGGAAACTGGACTCAACCCCAACTCGGAACCGCGAACCCGGAATTCCCGGCCGGCGCGCAGGCCGCTGCCGCAGCTCTGAACGCCAGGGGCGGAATCGGCGGGAGGCCCATCGACGTCATCGTCTGCAGCGACGAGTTGAGCACCGACACTGCCCGGCAGTGCGCTCTCGATGCCGTTCAGAAGGGTGTGGTCGCCGTTGTCGGACTTCAGACAACCAACGAGGTCACGATTCTTCCCATCCTGGAAGCAGCCGGAATACCGGCGGTCGGGGTGTACCCGTTCACCGATGTCGCTCTGACCAGCCCTGTTTCCTTTCCTGACACCTCAGGCTTTGTCGGCCAGACGCTCGGCATGGGGCTCCAACTTGCCTCAGCCGGGGCAAAGAAGGTCAGCACGGTTGTGCCGGGTGGCCTGGGGGGCATCTCGACCTCGGTCGGTGACGCCGTCGCAGCAGGAAGCGCGTCGGGCGGTGCGACCTCCGGCGGCCTCGTGCAGATCCCTGCGAAGTCAGCTGACCTGAGCCCGACGATCGCGACAGCGACCGAAGGAGGGGCGAGTGTGGCCGGATTCGCGTCTGACGAGGCCGCGTTCATCACTGCAATGCGCACCATCGCACCTGACTCCAACATCTCGACGTTTCCGTTCAACCTCAGTGACAGCGTGATTTCGAGCGCCGGTTCGGCAGCTGAGGGCGTCATGGCGGTCGATGGGCTGGTGCCTCCTTCGGCCGACACTGCCGGCACAACGCAGTACAAGGCCGAACTGCAGGCGTATGACCCTTCGCTGGCGACGTCGACCACGGGCCTTCACGAATGGTTGGCGATGTGGACGTTCGAACGAGTGATCGCTGGTCTTCCGAGCGTCGACGCAGCGAGCGTCACCACCGCCATGAATGGGGTGGAGAATCTGGATATGGGTGGCGTGATTCCCACCTACACGACGAAATCAACGAGCACGACGTATCCGAGAATGTTCAACCCGACGATCGTCTACCAGAAGGTGGCAGACGGGCACCTGGTGCTGCAGGATTCGGGAGCAGACCCGTTCGTGTCCATCCAGGACCTCATCACCACGTTCGCAGGCTGA
- a CDS encoding dipeptide/oligopeptide/nickel ABC transporter permease/ATP-binding protein — protein sequence MTAVVVPETSTEAIATGRLHVSQVLRRPVPLIALIVILLITVAVILAPLIAPYDPLAQDLDNILAGPSAAHLLGTDELGRDIYSRLLYGGQPALLGVLVASVVFAVFGLILGILAGYLGGWTDRVIGSVLDVLMSLPAIVVILAVLAIFSQSIVAAMFVLGLLSSANLARVTRSMCLALREELFVSAATVSGIGPVRIMFRHVLPSLIGLMVVQVALFAGIALAVQTGLGFLGLATPPPAPSWGGMVGEAAQTMSQSGFFLFVTGAVIAVMTLAFGLLGDGIRDLNADLKGRSSGASKILLHAADGGQPVSPEGIVVEVRDYSVAFSTPSGEKKIVDRISFEVERGQIFGIVGESGSGKTVTALSLLGLLPQNGTVTNGHAWLDGQDLATMSEKQYERIRGKEIGLVSQEPMVALDPLFTIGSQLSEVVSRIGDVPRREVRATVVALLESVKLPEPERLMQKYPHELSGGMVQRVAIAMALAGSPTLLLADEPTTALDVTVQAGILDLLRELRDSRGMTVLLVTHDLGVVAEICDSAIVMSQGRIVDSGSIDHIFYDSDHPYTRALIASTPTLEDGAA from the coding sequence ACGGGACGCCTCCACGTCAGCCAGGTACTCCGTCGACCCGTCCCTCTCATCGCGTTGATCGTCATCTTGCTGATCACCGTCGCCGTGATTCTCGCCCCGCTCATCGCGCCGTACGACCCACTCGCGCAAGACCTCGACAACATCCTGGCGGGCCCGTCGGCAGCGCACCTCCTGGGAACAGACGAACTCGGCCGCGACATCTACAGCCGACTGCTCTACGGCGGCCAGCCAGCGCTGCTGGGCGTTTTGGTCGCGAGCGTCGTCTTCGCCGTATTCGGCCTCATCCTCGGCATCCTGGCTGGCTACCTCGGCGGCTGGACGGACCGGGTCATCGGCAGCGTTCTCGATGTGCTGATGTCACTGCCAGCCATCGTGGTGATTCTTGCAGTGCTGGCGATCTTCAGTCAGAGCATCGTCGCTGCCATGTTTGTTCTGGGCCTTCTCAGTTCCGCGAACCTTGCCAGGGTCACTCGCAGTATGTGCTTGGCGCTGCGCGAGGAACTCTTCGTGTCAGCCGCAACGGTTTCAGGCATCGGACCGGTGCGAATCATGTTCCGACACGTATTGCCTTCACTGATCGGCCTCATGGTCGTGCAGGTCGCTCTCTTCGCTGGAATCGCCCTCGCCGTCCAGACGGGCCTCGGATTCCTAGGGCTCGCCACACCGCCGCCGGCACCGAGTTGGGGCGGTATGGTCGGCGAAGCGGCGCAGACGATGAGCCAAAGTGGATTCTTCCTCTTCGTCACAGGAGCGGTGATCGCCGTCATGACCCTCGCTTTCGGACTGTTGGGCGACGGAATCCGCGATCTGAACGCAGACCTCAAAGGTCGCTCCTCCGGGGCGAGCAAGATCCTCCTGCACGCAGCAGACGGGGGTCAACCCGTGAGCCCAGAAGGAATCGTGGTGGAAGTTCGCGATTACTCCGTCGCGTTCTCGACCCCGTCCGGCGAGAAGAAGATCGTGGATCGGATTTCCTTCGAGGTCGAGCGCGGGCAGATCTTCGGAATTGTCGGTGAATCAGGAAGCGGAAAGACCGTGACGGCGCTATCGCTACTTGGCCTGCTTCCGCAGAACGGCACCGTCACCAACGGTCACGCTTGGCTCGACGGACAGGACCTCGCGACGATGAGTGAAAAGCAGTACGAAAGAATCCGAGGAAAGGAAATCGGCCTGGTTTCGCAAGAGCCGATGGTCGCACTGGATCCGCTGTTCACCATCGGCTCGCAGCTGTCGGAGGTCGTCAGCCGCATCGGCGATGTACCGAGACGCGAGGTACGCGCCACAGTCGTCGCCCTCCTTGAAAGCGTGAAGCTGCCAGAGCCGGAGCGTCTCATGCAGAAGTATCCGCACGAGCTCTCCGGGGGAATGGTGCAGCGAGTGGCGATCGCCATGGCCCTCGCAGGATCACCGACCCTCCTGCTGGCCGACGAGCCGACCACCGCACTCGATGTGACCGTTCAGGCAGGCATTCTGGACCTCCTCCGCGAGCTTCGAGACTCACGAGGAATGACGGTGCTCCTGGTCACACACGATCTCGGCGTGGTGGCCGAGATATGTGACTCGGCGATCGTCATGTCTCAGGGAAGGATCGTGGACTCTGGGTCGATCGATCACATCTTCTACGACTCCGACCACCCATATACCCGTGCGCTGATCGCCAGCACACCGACGCTCGAGGACGGTGCAGCATGA
- a CDS encoding alpha/beta hydrolase produces MSERDEIDAAMARARMFSEMVDPRPDVDPASIAERFPELSDVVVADHQIEGPHGTVLARSYLSPNPSGSGLVWVHGGGFLRGNLDMPESHWVSLELASRGVDVLALDYQKALGEVHHPTLSDEVLAGWLAASSGGFLPTVTPGRLHLGGASAGGNLSAAVAIRLGDSADTSPASLILVYPALHAVLPELTPSAALAAAELPEHERFPPDMIRVINLNYTRSISGLSDPSAFPADGNVTRLPPTLIVNAEADDLRCSGEAFGSKLNSVGIHVVVDFEPGTRHGYLDVPGLTEAVRTIDHIAGWIAQTDNHPRSFR; encoded by the coding sequence GTGAGCGAACGAGACGAGATCGACGCGGCCATGGCCAGGGCCCGCATGTTCAGTGAGATGGTCGATCCCCGCCCCGACGTCGATCCGGCATCTATTGCGGAGCGGTTCCCCGAACTTTCAGACGTCGTTGTTGCAGACCATCAGATCGAAGGCCCCCACGGTACTGTCCTGGCGCGTTCATACCTGAGCCCCAACCCGAGTGGGTCGGGGCTTGTCTGGGTGCACGGCGGCGGCTTCCTGCGGGGCAACCTCGACATGCCCGAATCGCACTGGGTCTCTCTCGAACTCGCTTCACGCGGAGTCGACGTCCTGGCCCTGGACTACCAGAAGGCACTCGGCGAGGTTCATCACCCGACTCTGTCCGATGAAGTACTTGCGGGGTGGCTCGCAGCCTCCTCTGGTGGCTTCCTGCCCACCGTGACCCCTGGCAGGCTTCATCTTGGCGGCGCGAGCGCGGGAGGTAACCTGAGTGCCGCTGTCGCGATCCGACTGGGTGACAGCGCCGACACGTCACCGGCGTCGCTGATACTCGTATATCCCGCGCTTCATGCTGTGTTGCCAGAGCTGACACCGAGCGCTGCGCTTGCTGCTGCAGAGTTGCCCGAGCACGAGCGGTTCCCCCCGGACATGATCAGAGTAATCAACCTGAATTACACAAGGAGCATCTCGGGGCTGAGCGACCCCAGCGCATTCCCAGCCGACGGGAATGTGACCCGGCTACCACCTACTCTGATCGTGAACGCCGAAGCGGATGACTTGAGGTGTTCAGGCGAAGCATTCGGATCGAAGCTGAATTCCGTTGGTATACACGTGGTCGTGGATTTCGAACCAGGAACCCGACATGGGTACCTCGACGTGCCGGGTTTGACCGAGGCGGTACGCACCATCGATCACATTGCTGGCTGGATCGCTCAGACAGACAATCACCCGCGCTCGTTTCGGTGA
- a CDS encoding zinc-binding dehydrogenase: MLAELTPARLPERPLAKTLTADPDAARPVQYDRPETMLAVVVREGSGKTSLQPERMPVPTPGSDQVLVRVQATSVISSEIASREGVSTATLPLILGNDFVGTVVEAPGAPSMVGRLVVGAYGGYGYTRPGAWAEFIVVDQPDVFSVETELGVEALAAIPGSFTAASGALRSLGDLAGKRLLIRGGTSGVGLAAATLALDQGAHVISTTRDPSKVEKLLAHGVHDVVIDDDDFTAQVRRLFPLGVDLAVDLLGVDSLRETLRCVQEFGIVCITGLLRDQTKSIRSREREDRSIPLFPHPMDLIPPTVRLTVGGVDGTARTPDLMRQWVAGVQSGRYRIPVDSVFTLHQMEQAHRRRSDPAAFGKVIVTVGDDPRTTSSSSTSSTSTEVPQPELATEPGDSAHENQE, encoded by the coding sequence GTGCTGGCTGAACTCACCCCTGCCCGTTTGCCCGAAAGGCCACTTGCGAAAACCCTGACTGCCGATCCCGACGCTGCTCGACCCGTGCAGTACGACCGGCCCGAGACCATGCTCGCGGTGGTGGTTCGAGAGGGCTCCGGTAAAACATCCCTTCAACCAGAGCGGATGCCCGTTCCGACGCCAGGCTCTGATCAAGTCCTGGTTCGTGTTCAGGCCACGTCGGTCATCTCGTCTGAGATCGCCAGCCGGGAGGGTGTGTCGACCGCGACACTTCCGCTCATCCTGGGAAATGACTTCGTCGGCACGGTCGTCGAGGCACCGGGTGCCCCCAGTATGGTCGGTCGGCTGGTTGTCGGCGCCTATGGCGGGTACGGCTACACCCGGCCGGGAGCATGGGCTGAATTCATCGTCGTAGACCAGCCTGACGTCTTCAGTGTCGAAACCGAACTCGGCGTCGAAGCCCTGGCCGCCATACCGGGCTCGTTCACAGCGGCATCGGGTGCGCTTCGCAGTCTCGGCGACCTGGCAGGGAAGCGACTGCTCATTCGCGGCGGCACGTCTGGCGTCGGCCTGGCTGCCGCCACTCTCGCGCTGGATCAGGGTGCCCACGTCATCTCGACGACTCGCGACCCCTCCAAGGTCGAGAAGCTCCTGGCCCACGGCGTTCATGATGTGGTCATCGACGACGACGATTTCACAGCGCAGGTCAGACGCCTGTTTCCTCTCGGGGTCGATCTCGCCGTGGACCTTCTGGGTGTGGATTCACTCCGGGAGACCCTCCGATGCGTGCAGGAATTCGGGATCGTCTGCATCACGGGGCTTCTTCGTGACCAAACGAAGTCGATCCGATCGAGGGAGCGCGAGGATCGCTCGATCCCCCTGTTCCCGCATCCGATGGATCTGATCCCGCCGACAGTTCGCCTGACCGTCGGTGGAGTGGACGGAACGGCACGAACGCCCGACCTCATGCGCCAATGGGTGGCCGGAGTGCAGTCCGGCCGATACCGAATTCCGGTCGATTCCGTCTTCACACTTCACCAGATGGAACAGGCCCACCGACGGCGCAGCGACCCCGCCGCGTTCGGAAAAGTGATCGTCACCGTCGGCGACGATCCGCGCACAACCAGCTCGTCAAGCACCTCCAGCACCTCAACCGAAGTTCCACAACCAGAACTTGCCACAGAACCCGGAGACTCCGCTCATGAAAACCAGGAATAA
- a CDS encoding ATP-binding cassette domain-containing protein produces the protein MTGNSLLTVESLAVEYPSNRLRRPPTRVVHDVDFTIGVHETLALVGESGSGKTTIGKAILGLAPLAAGHIWLDGRDISTIGRKERRALAVDLQAVFQNPYGSLNPSMRVGQILAEPLFADGSVSKSDALATIRRLLERVGMPGDSVTRYPANFSGGQRQRIAIARAVARTPRLIVCDEPTSALDVTTQAAALDLLTELQETLGVSYLFITHDLAVVKEFADRAIVLREGTVVESGTSEQICLRPVHPYTQRLLAAAPVPDPRLQRKRRAARLQLAADSPIHLPDDQAR, from the coding sequence ATGACCGGAAATTCATTGCTCACGGTTGAATCGCTTGCTGTGGAGTACCCGTCCAACCGTTTGCGCAGACCACCAACACGAGTAGTCCACGATGTCGACTTTACGATCGGCGTTCATGAGACACTCGCCTTGGTCGGTGAATCAGGCTCAGGCAAGACCACCATCGGGAAGGCGATCCTTGGATTGGCCCCGTTGGCGGCAGGACACATCTGGCTCGACGGGCGGGACATCTCGACAATCGGAAGGAAGGAACGTCGGGCACTGGCTGTCGATCTCCAGGCCGTCTTCCAGAACCCCTACGGTTCGCTCAACCCGTCGATGAGGGTCGGACAGATTCTCGCAGAGCCGCTCTTCGCGGATGGTTCCGTGAGCAAGAGCGATGCGTTGGCGACCATTCGACGGCTCTTGGAGCGTGTCGGCATGCCTGGCGACAGCGTCACCCGTTATCCAGCGAACTTCAGTGGAGGGCAACGGCAGCGGATCGCGATCGCGCGCGCTGTGGCACGCACCCCCCGGCTCATCGTCTGCGACGAGCCGACCAGCGCACTCGATGTCACCACCCAGGCTGCAGCGCTCGACCTTCTCACCGAACTTCAGGAGACCCTCGGGGTCTCGTACCTGTTCATCACTCACGACCTCGCCGTGGTGAAAGAGTTCGCCGATCGTGCAATCGTGCTCAGGGAGGGAACGGTAGTCGAGAGCGGAACAAGCGAACAGATCTGCCTGAGGCCCGTGCATCCGTACACGCAGAGGCTGCTTGCCGCCGCCCCAGTGCCCGATCCGAGGCTCCAACGAAAACGTCGAGCGGCTCGGCTGCAGCTGGCGGCTGATTCTCCAATCCATCTCCCGGATGACCAAGCAAGATGA
- a CDS encoding GntR family transcriptional regulator, whose protein sequence is MTTTMPTFHPRTERRLAAAGRVHDLLRSAIMHGEIPSGVLPGELELMESFSASRQVIRGALEMLRQEGLVRRMQGSGTLVTSLRVTHDFDFLHGPAQEIAHKVLSVGQEIAPPSVARKLRIEDGGSCGIVELVTDLADTPLDTTTVYVKVDFLPTVLQFDPHDEWFSLYAKAGIELGVTDHAIEASVADPFNASLLGVDPGHPLLVLERLVHNTDGEPVEYAFTRIRGDRLTLRQSLSRVEPRTRSD, encoded by the coding sequence GTGACGACGACCATGCCGACCTTCCACCCCCGCACCGAGCGCAGGCTGGCCGCGGCCGGTCGCGTGCACGACCTTCTCCGCTCAGCGATCATGCACGGTGAAATCCCGTCCGGGGTACTGCCTGGCGAACTGGAACTGATGGAGTCGTTCTCAGCGAGCAGGCAGGTCATCAGGGGAGCACTCGAGATGCTCAGGCAGGAGGGGCTGGTGAGGCGAATGCAGGGCAGCGGCACCCTGGTCACCTCTCTCAGAGTCACTCATGACTTCGACTTCCTGCACGGCCCGGCTCAGGAGATCGCGCACAAGGTGCTCTCGGTGGGCCAGGAGATCGCCCCGCCGAGCGTCGCGCGCAAGCTGCGAATCGAAGACGGTGGCAGCTGCGGAATCGTCGAACTCGTCACTGACCTCGCCGACACGCCACTCGATACGACCACGGTGTACGTCAAAGTCGACTTCCTGCCTACCGTGCTTCAATTCGACCCGCATGACGAATGGTTCTCGCTCTACGCCAAAGCGGGCATCGAACTCGGGGTCACCGATCACGCGATCGAGGCGTCGGTCGCAGACCCGTTCAACGCCTCGCTGCTCGGAGTCGACCCCGGTCATCCTCTGCTCGTTCTCGAGCGCCTGGTGCACAACACCGACGGCGAACCAGTTGAGTACGCATTCACCAGAATCCGAGGCGATCGCCTCACGCTGCGCCAGAGCCTCTCCCGGGTCGAACCGCGCACCCGATCCGACTGA